TCTCCCACAAGTCGTCGGAGCCGATGTATTTCGTTTTATTCTCTGGGTCACGCAAGGATACCTGAGCGCTATAATCTTCAAAACCAAGTGATTTAAAGACATACAGCACCAGATCGATCACTTTCATAAACTCATCCTTCACCTGATCGGGTCGACAGAAGATGTGTGCATCATCCTGCGTAAATCCACGTACGCGTGTTAGTCCATGCAATTCCCCCGACTGCTCGTAGCGATACACCGTTCCAAACTCAGCCAATCGGAGCGGTAAATCCCGATACGAACGTGGGCGGGTTTTATAAATTTCGCAGTGGTGCGGGCAATTCATCGGTTTTAGCAAAAACTCCTCGTTCGGATCAGGGGTTTTAATGGGTTGGAACGAATCTTCACCATATTTTTCCCAGTGACCCGAAGTAACATACAATTGCTTGCTACCAATATGAGGAGTCACAACAGGCGAATACCCAGCCCGTATCTGAGCTTTGCGTAGAAAATTTTCCAGCCGTTCGCGCAGCATGGTACCTTTGGGTAACCAGAGCGGAAGGCCAGCGCCTACTTTTTCCGAAAATGCAAACAGTTCCAGCTCCTTACCCAACTTGCGGTGGTCGCGTTTTTTTGCTTCTTCAAGAAGGTACAGGTATTCATCAAGCTCCTTCTGTTTCGGATACGTTACGGCGTAAATCCGGGTAAGCTGTTTATTCTTCTCGTTACCCCGCCAATAGGCACCGGCAACGTTCATCAATTTTGCAGCTTTAATAAAACCCGTATTCGGGATATGCGGTCCCCGGCAAAGGTCGGTAAAATTACCCTGGGTGTAAAATGTAATCGTACCATCATCGAGCCCTTCGAGCAAGTCCAGTTTGTATGGATCACCTTTCTCTTCAAAATAGGCAATCGCATCGGCTTTGCTCATCGGCTTGCGGATATACTGTTCTTTCTGACGAGCCAGTTCGAGCATTTTATCCTCGACCCGCTTGAAGTCTTCCTGCGAAAAGGGTTGCCCACCCAGATCAACATCATAATAAAAGCCGGTTTCGATGGCTGGACCGATCCCAAATTTCACACCGGGATACAGGGCTTCCAGCGCTTCGGCCAGCAAGTGAGCCGACGAATGCCAGAACGTGGCCTTGCCCTCGGCATCATTCCATGTCAGAAGCTGCACCGTAGCATCGTCCTCTATGGGGCGAGTGGCATCCTGTACGACACCGTTCACTTTGGCGGCCAACACATTACGGGCCAGACCTTCACTAATTTGAGCGGCAATTTCCAACCCAGTGCTTCCTTTGGGATATTGCCGAACGCTACCATCGGGAAGCGTTACGCGGATTTGTTCGTCCTGCGCAATCATTTGCGACTATTTTTATAGGTGGTACCCGCAGCTTACCTACAACTGTAAGCCACTTAATTTTTGATGTATGATGTAGGATATATAATGTATTTGTCTGTTAATGATACATCATATATTCTACATCATACATCACTTACTATACACTAATTCTGACCAATGGGTTTCACGGCTCGCTGGAGCGAATCACTGGCATGACTCGTCACCTGCGACTTTGGCTGAATCGTTGACATTCGAACCCGCGTTGTATCAAACTCGGGTCGGGTTCGGTTTGAAGTCATCGGCCGGTCAGTACTACTATCAGGCAAAAATAAAGAGTTATACGGGTTTTGTTGCACATATTGCCGCCGTTGGGAACGCCATAACCCAGCGGCTGCCTGTTGATCGTTACTATTCAGTTGAGTAGCTTTCGTGTACGCAGCAATTGCTAAGTCAAATTGCCCCATTTGTTCATGACAATACCCAATGTAGGTATCGATCCGGGGGAACTGCGGCCGAAGTTGTTGCACACGTTGAAAATTTGTCAGCGCCGTATAATAGTTACGGTATTTCTGATTGATCAGTCCCATCTGAAAGAAAGCCTGATAGTAGTTCGGCTGAACCTTTACGGTCCGCTGATAATCAATCATAGCACTATCCAGCTTACCTTCTGTATGATAAATAAGCCCACGACCATAATAAAGCTTCGCATTGTTTGGAAAGTAGGTCAGTGCCTGCGCATTATAGGCCAGAGCAGCATTCAGATCGCCCAAAGAACGATAAATGGACGACAGTTGATTATAGGTTTCCAGATATCGGGGTTTAAGCCGGAGCGATTGCTGATATAGTGCCAACGCCTGCGTTGTATCACTCTGCCGGGCTGCCATCAAACCTTTAAAAAAATACGCTTCCCCATCATATGGGGCCATTTGCAGCGCTTTCGCAATATACAGTTTTGCTTTATCAAACTGATTTTGCTGCTGTAGCAAATCCCCCTGCAATGTATACAACTCTGGTGTGTCTATACCCAGAATTTCGGCCCGCTGCGCATTTTGCAAAGCCTTTTCAGGTTGTTGCAGAACCCTGAGTATCTGAGCTTTAATCAAATAATAAGACCCTGTATTATCGTTCCGACTAATCGCTTCGTCAATATCGGCCAGCGCGTCGTTGATTCGCCCCATCGCCAGTAAAATAGCCGCGCGTTTGGCATAGGCCGACGATGACGACGACTGATTGATCGCTGCGGTTAATGCCCGCAGCGCTCCTTCAGTACGGCTACTATCGCCCGGTTTAGGAAAATCGGGAATATGCGCCGACTGTCGTTCATCACTTCCGCAGGAAGACATCAATAGCAACACTAAGAGCGAACAAGTAAACGAGTGAAAGAGTAAAAAAAAAGCAGATCGACGCCCACCTCGGAAGGTTACGACAGCCGCTCGCTCGTTCACTCGTTCACTCGTTCGCTCGTAATTCATATCCCAAACCGATAAAACACGCCCAAAGGTAGTCGTTTCTGAAATTGGTCAGTTACAGCAAGTTCTCCCCACTCTAGGTTCGGGACATCACCAAACACCTGCTTCATCAGGTTATCGACGATAATGGAGGAAAATCCTAATGAATATAGATTGATTATAAAGAAAAAATCGGACTGGTCGAGTAGATCGGCACAAGATTTGAGGAGATCGTTGAGTTGTTCTTCAAGCACCCATTTTTCGCCACCTGGACCTCGACCATACGCAGGCGGGTCAAGAATGATGCCATTATAATAATTTCCCCGGCGAACCTCTCTTCGGACAAACTTGACAGCATCTTCAACCACCCAGCGTATATTATCCAGTTCACTGTGATCCATGTTTTCCCGTGCCCAATTGATGACGGGCTTCACGGCATCAACGTGGGTCACATCGGCTCCTGCTTGTCGGGCCGCCAGTGAGGCACCGCCGGTGTAGGCAAACAGATTCAGCACTTTAGGTCGCGCGACCCTCAGAGACATGGCTTTAATTTTATCGTAAATAAATAGCCAATTGTCGGATTGTTCTGGAAATAACCCAACATGCTTAAAGGTTGTCAGGGCCAGTTTAAAGGTTAGTTTTAATTGCTCCTGTCTGAACGATACATACCAGGGGTCGCGCATATCGGGCGATGTCTGCCAGTCTCCCCGTTCGGGCGATTGACGATCCCGTTTAAAGATGGCATGGGCCTGTTGTTCCCAGTCCTCGTCGGAAAGTGATTTGTCCCAGATTGCCTGAGGCTCAGGTCTCGACAAAACGTATTTGCCAAAACGTTCAAGTTTCTGAAAATTGCCTGAATCAATTAACTCATATTCAGGCCAGAGAGCAGGGGTAACAATTTGTATATCAGCCATTTAATTTTCGCTATTGAATAATAAAATGAGTAAATGATAGAATCGTTATCGAATGCTATCATTCACTCATTCTGTCATCCAACATTCGTTTCTGGCCCATTTTTAGGATCAATTCAAACTCATCGGGCCGAACAGGCATAACAGATAATCTGGATTGCCGAATCAGACTGAGATTGGCCAGTAAAGGTTCAGATTTAATTTGAGACAGAGTCACGGGAAGGTCAAAAGCCATAACTGGCTCTAGTTCAACAACAACCCAGCGTGGATCATCGGGTACCGTCGGGTCCTGATAAGCCTCTTTGACAACACTGGCCAGCCCAACCACCGCCGGATTAATTACACTATGGTAAAACAGTACCTGATCGCCAAGCTGCATGGCTCTCAGGTTATTACGCGCCTGATAATTACGAACGCCATCCCAAATGGCACGGCCCTGCTCCGTAAAATGATACCACCCGTAAGCGTCGGGTTCGGACTTGACAAGCCAGAAGTTCAATGATAGAATGCGTAAATGACAGACTACGTGAATGCTATTGGGAGCTTATTGTCCATTCGATCATTCACGCAGTCTAAATTAATATCAGTAATAATCGTCGTGTTCGTGGCTGTTGTCGAACGATGAACCGTATTCATCGACATCATCATCAAACTGCGTGCCGGCACCTTTGAAAGTCAACGCTTTACGCAAAATCATAATCTGCCCGGTGTGGTAAAGATCATGATTGATAATACCGTGCAGCATATCGTAGTACGTATAATCACGGCCGGGCACTATATCCTCCAGAAACTCATCGTCGTCTCGTTTATCCAGCTCGTTAATAAGCTCTTCCTGGCTAAGACTCAGTTCCATTTCGAGGGCCTCCCACTCGAAATCATCTATTTTGTCAGGCAATGCCCCAAAGTTTTTATCGGGGGTTGTAATATCGAACGTTGCATCACCCTGCATCTTTTTGACACAAAATATGCGCCAACTGGTCATGTGAAAAACGAGTTCGGCAATACTATGTGTATTTGGAGCGATTCGGCGCCCGGCCATATCCGGTGTAACTCCCCGTAACACCTCTACAACTGATGGCCCATGCCAAGCTTCTTCCCCTTCATAGGTGGTATTCAGCAGGTCAATGATGCGAATCAGTTCGTCGTTTGGAACCATATTTTACTAATCGTTATCAAACTACAAAGGTAAGCCTTTATTTATGTCGTTCCGAAAAAAAGCATTGAAATGGCTGATATTGTCTTGTTTCGATACCCGATCGGGTTTATAACTGATCTAACGTTTCATATGGCATATTTTATGTATACATTTTTTCCGTCCTCTGCCAAATAAAAAATGTGACTAATTACGAACTGAACAGACTCAAAGATTATAAACGTTCTGTTTACAATACGCTCGTGTATGAACCGTTGGCTTTTTCTCTGGCTGCTGGGTACTTCGATCTGCTATGGCCAGACGATTAAACCACTCCGTTACCGAACTGAAGTAGGCAGCTATTTTTCGACCTCCGGCCAAACCCCGTTCTGGCTTCGAGCGAACCAATATGGAATTGTACCCAGCGAGCATGCTATCATGACCATCCGACAAAGTTTACGGGTCGATTATCATGATTCTCCAAAAAGTAAACTGGATAGTCTCCGCTCAGTAAACCGTCGGGTTGATTGGGGCTGGGGAGCCGAAGCCGTCCTAAATGCAGGCTATAATTACAAATTACTTATTCCAGAAGCCTACTTAAAACTAAAGTTTGGGCGTAGCATGGAATTATGGGCGGGTCGTCGGCGCGAAATCGTTGGGCTGGTCGACTCTACATTAAGTTCAGGCTCATATGCCTGGTCGGGAAATGCATTACCTATGTTAAAAATACAGTTTGCCATTCCCGACTATATACCGCGTAAGGGACTAATTAGTTTTAAGGGCTTTTATGCACACGGCTGGTTTGAACAAGATCGGTTTATTAATAACTCGATGCTCCATCAGAAAGCCTTATATGCCCGATTGGGAAAACCAAACTGGCGATTAAAGTTGTATGCCGGTATTAATCATGAAGTTATGTGGGGAGGTAATACTGAACGGTTACCCGGTACATCTGTCATCAAAAACAATCAATTGCCTAATCAATTCAACGATTACGTCAACATGGTGTTGGCTCTCCCCTTAGGGAACCGAACCGATATTGATACAACTCGCGTTAGTAGTTTTGATCATGAAAACCGAATTGGTAACCATCTGGGCACGGTCGATGTTGGATTTGAATATATTGGCAGTTCGTTTTCTCTGTTCGCCTATCGACAGAATATTTATGAAGATGGCTCGCTCTTTTACTTAACCAATGTTCAGGATGGACTGAATGGACTTCGCATCCGAAATCGGCGTCCTCACAATCCGAATGGGCTTCAGATTCAAGACCTTCTGTTCGAATATCTATACACGCAGAGCCAGGGAGGAGCCTTGTTTTTAGAGAATGCCGCCCAACGGGGCCGGGATAATTATTTCAATCACTCACAGTATCAGGATGGCTGGTCGCGGTATGGTTTAACGATGGGCACGCCATTTATTACCCCTACACCCGACAGCCGCAGTGATTTACCCCGCTATGGTTTTACGAACAATAACCGTGTAGCTGTAATGCATATAGGCGTGTCGGGGCAAGTTCTTGATTTTTTTAAATTTCAACTAAAAGCCTCTTATAGCGAAAATCTGGGCACGTATGAATCTCCTTTTCCAAAGCTAGTCAAACAGTTCTCGTCTGTACTGTCTGTATCGTCTCCACTTTATATTCTGAATGGGGTTACAGCTAATGCTTCGGTGGCAACCGATATAGGGGATTTGTACGATAACAGCGTTGGCTTCTATGTTGGCATTCGAAAAGAAGGGCAGAGCAAGCATAAATAGGCGGGGTAGGCACAGTCCGATTACGCCTACCCCACCTTCTTCTCTACCTTCGCCCAAAATCGTTAACCCAGTAATGTTTATAGGTACTGCTTGCATTATAGGCATACCCAACCCCAAGGTTTTGGAAGTACGGGTTCATTATATTCTGGCAATGCCCCGGAGAACTTAGCCAGGCGTCGACTACGGATCGAGCGGTTGGATAACCAGCCGCTATATTCTCACCTGCTGAAGTCCATATGTAACCTTCGCGAGTCATGCGATCCCAGGGCTGCGATCCGTCCCGCCCGGTATGACTGAAATAATTATACGTAGCCATATCGACCGCATACTTATCGGCAGCTCCATTTAGCCGGGAGTTGAGCGTAAGCGCCGGAACGGGCGGATAAACAGTAGTTCCGCAAAGGCATGTCTGCGAACGTGCCTCATTAACATAAATCAATACTTCCTGCTGTAAAGCCATTGTAGCATCGCGTGCTCCCGAATAGGCTGAGGATTCAGACTCAGGTTGACCAATACCCCCTTCTTTATGTACTGACGACATAACTGGGCTAGGCATACTCGTCTTTTCCTGCTCCGTTTGACAGGCTACTAGTAACCACATCAGGGCCAAAAACCAATAACAATAGACCGGTTTCATATCAACAACAATTAAAGGTTAGTTAACAGAATTAAAATAAAAACTTATAATATATACTACTAAACAAAAACGACTTAATTATAAAATTTGTTTTTCTAAAATCAAATTACGGTAACAATAAAAATTGCAATTATGCCTCAAAAAAGTCTAGTTTACTAACTATAGATATTATAGTGAGTTACTATAAAATATAAAAAATGCCATGATTTGGCAAGTATGTATCGATAGTCCATCTCAGACCTTAGATGAAACTAACAGTCCTATACAACCTATATTGGGATTGGAAGCAGAACGATTGATCGCCCTCTGGAAGGTATACTGAGGCAAACACGATTATGATTCTATTCGAAAAAGCAATGCCCAGATCATGAATAGATTACGAAGCAGAATGAGACAGGCAGCGTATGAATAAGCTGACCAAACTCGCGCCGAATAGCATTCTAAAATTGTATGTAACACAATTGATTACCCTCAGGCAGTCAAAGGCAGCTCATCGACCGATCGAATGGAGTAAAATTATTTTTCAAGTATCCGTTATAAATGACGAGGTTTCACAATTACTAAGCTGACCATTAAATACCCAGATCTAGTTATATATATATTCTGATTGCAATGACTTAGTAATGTAGCTGGGTCGGGGAAGTATAATTGTAAATGTAGTTCCGGTTCCTTCTTTACTAGAAACGCTCAGACTTCCCCGGTTGGCTTCCACCAGTTCATTTACAATTACTAACCCCAGTCCCGCCCCCTTCTCACCAGTTGTTCCAGGCCGACTGGTTGCCGAGCCTGCCCGAAACAACTGATCGAGTAAGGCCTGAGGTATACCAATACCTGTATCCTTAACATAGATCATGTATCTGGTAGGTTCATATGAACAACGTACCTCAATTTGACCACCTGTATGCGTAAACTTGAGTGCGTTTTGCAAAAGATTTCTAAATACAACGCCTAGTTGGTTAGCATCAGCCGTTAGAGGTATGTCTGAAGGCAAGGCATTGACCAAATTGATCCCTTTAGTCTCAGCTATCGGCCGTAGCAGGGAAATCTGTTCATCTACCACTGGAAAAAGATTGATTGCATTGAACCGGGGGTAAATCCCCCCCATCTGCGACATCGCCCAGTTTAGCAGGTTTTCGAGCACTGTCAGTAACGTACTAACCTGTTTATTCAGTATTTGGGTTGCTTCAGCAAATTCACGCTGGCTTAATTCGCCCCAGTTTGTAAGTCCCAGCAGATTTTTCAGGCTCGCTACAGGCGAATGTAGATCATGAGACAAAATGGCGAATAGTTTATCTTTCGTGTGATTAAGTTGCATCAGCTCCGTGCTTTGGCGCTCAATACGGCGTTTAGCCCGTTGCAGAACAACAACGAAACTGACGAGCATCGCTGCCACCAATAAAGCCCCCGTTAAGTATACCTGATTCTGTTGCTCACGGGCTTTGAGCTGGGCGATCTGTCGTTCTTTCTTTTCTAGGTCTAGAGCTGCCCGCAACTGGGTCATTTTAAGCCGACTGTCAATAGTTTGTTCTTTATTGCTTTTCCAAACCCGTAAATCAGCCAGTTCATTGGCCATCTGGAAAGCCTTTTTATAGTTTCGCTGTTCTTTATAAAGCTGCCGTAATGTACGCGTCATAATGAACAGGTGGAACGAATCAGGTTTGACTCTAGCCCTTTCATCCATGACCATAGACTGCAGTAATCGTTCAGCCTGGGCATAGTTTTTCAAGCCTATTTCGAGCCGGGCCAGATCATTGTAATGCACAAAATCGCTTTGATCGCGACTCAATTGGCTCTTTATTGCCGACAGTTTACGATATACTGCTGTTGCTTCAGCCGTTTTGCCTATGGCAACCAGAGACTCCGCATAATCCAGTGCGAAAGAAAACCAATGCCCCGTTCCGGGCTTACTGGACAACATAGCCTGACGGATGGTTTCGCTTGCCTGTTGATGCTGACCATTGTAGGCATAAATATTGGAACTCATTGCATACACATCCGACAATACCTGCCAGTTGTGCGCCAGTTTGGCATATACTTCTGCTTTAGCCAGCAAATCAGTCCAGTTACCTGTACGCTGGTGATAAGCTACCATAGCCAGATACATATAGCAACGAGCCAGATTCAGATAATCGTTATGCTTTTGGGCAATGGCAATGCTCTGATAAAAAAGAGAGATGGCTTTCGCATCGTTCCGCTCATAATACATCTGCACGAAGCCAAGCTTCCAGAGGGCCTGAGCAATCAGGAAGGAGTTGTCCGCCATCTTGCCGCTGATTAATGAACGGTTCAGAAAGTATAGGCTAGAATCAACGGCTATGTCAGGATATTGTCCACCCAGTTCGTAGTAGATACGGCTTCGGGCCGTATCCATCGTTGCCGTAACAAGTTGTTCTTTCAGGAATGGGATTTTGCTCTGTCCACATACCGAACCAGAAATTAACCCGATAAACAGGGCCATGGTCCCAAAGAAATAAGGCATAGCAAGTTCAGTTTGGGTATTCAGGCCATCGGCTCCTGATCAATAATTGATTAAACGCATAATTCAAACCTCATCCCCCTTATCCGCGGCTGATTAAACGCCCCTCAATATGCTTTCGATTAAGCTGTGCTCTATATTGATCGCCAATCGGAATGACCTGCCCATCCCGTAGGGTCAGTTCATTTTTACCTATTGATGCGATTGCTCCCCGATGAACCAGGTATGAGCGATGCACACGCAAAAATACGTCACCTTTGAGCTGTTCTTCCATTTTAGTGATCGACAGAATCGGCAAGAACGTTTGAGTAGACGTCACGATTTGTAGAAAATTCTCCTGAGCTTTCATATACAGTACATCGTCATACGCAATCTGAACATAATTCAACGCTTCGCGTACAAAAAAGTAGGGAGCTATCGTTGACGTTTCCGGGGCAACGAGCAATCGTTGTCGTACTTTTTCAATGCTTTGTAAGAATCGGTCCAGTTCCAGCGGCTTAAGAAGAAAATCGACCGGCGACACCTCATAACAGTCCAGTGCATAATGTCGGTACGATGTAACAAAAATTACAAGGGGAGGCCGTGGCAAACTTCGGATTAACGATAAACCCGACATATCAGGCAGTTCAATATCGCAGATGAGTACATCCACTTCAACCTGTGCCAGTTTGGCATAGGCTTCTATCGCTGAACTACATACACCTACCAGCTCCAACAATGGATTCATCTGAACAAATTTGGTGATGACCTTTTTCCAGATGGCATCATCATCGACCACCAGTGTGTTTATTTTCATAAATCGTTATGATGTCATTATTCCAAATAACGAACCTAATAAGGAACTATAGTCTACAAATTAACTATTTACGCTCTCTCTCCCCTTATCATTTGCCCTTATAAACTAAAAATAGCTTAATCAACTCTCTTTTCATGGACATTTACAGCGCGTTCATCCACAAATCAACCCTTTTAATAGACTTTTCGAATTTCGTTTTTGGGCTGAAACTATACTGAATTATTTTTGGTATCAGTACAAAGGATTAAGAATACCTACCTAAAGGTATAAATTAACGTTATTAGAATAACACTAATCTTTTCAGGCTTAACTCAACAAATGTAAACTGTTGCCTGTCCCGAATGGCCATAAGGTTATAGTACTGTCTTGCTCGTTCTGACAAGCTATTCTGGTGCATGCGGATGTATCTAATACATGTTCCGAATAATGGCTAAAAGTAATGACCTGAAAGAGACTCCCTCTATGTAATTTACCTATCGGTCAATTCAGGAGACATTGTGTAGCCCTGCTTTACCTTTTGCCGGGTGCATCCATATAAAAGTCCGCCTATTTCTGGTTTTACACAGGTTGTGCTTGCAGGCCTGGTTCGATTTCCTTTTGCATTACTAAATAACCCATATATGAAACGCTTATCCGACCGAACACTCGTCATGCAGTATGTACAGAATAAAGACAATCAATGCCTGGCTCATCTTTATTGCCGGCACCGGGCCTGGGTTTATCGCACTTGTATGTCTTACTGCAAAGATCCCGATGAGGCCAATGATCTGACTCAGGAGATTTTTATCCGGTTAATCTATAAACTGGATAGTTTTAGCGAAAAATCTTCATTTACCACCTGGCTCTGGGCAGTAACCACCAATTATTGTGCTCTTC
This window of the Spirosoma aerolatum genome carries:
- a CDS encoding DinB family protein, with the translated sequence MVPNDELIRIIDLLNTTYEGEEAWHGPSVVEVLRGVTPDMAGRRIAPNTHSIAELVFHMTSWRIFCVKKMQGDATFDITTPDKNFGALPDKIDDFEWEALEMELSLSQEELINELDKRDDDEFLEDIVPGRDYTYYDMLHGIINHDLYHTGQIMILRKALTFKGAGTQFDDDVDEYGSSFDNSHEHDDYY
- a CDS encoding tetratricopeptide repeat protein, encoding MSSCGSDERQSAHIPDFPKPGDSSRTEGALRALTAAINQSSSSSAYAKRAAILLAMGRINDALADIDEAISRNDNTGSYYLIKAQILRVLQQPEKALQNAQRAEILGIDTPELYTLQGDLLQQQNQFDKAKLYIAKALQMAPYDGEAYFFKGLMAARQSDTTQALALYQQSLRLKPRYLETYNQLSSIYRSLGDLNAALAYNAQALTYFPNNAKLYYGRGLIYHTEGKLDSAMIDYQRTVKVQPNYYQAFFQMGLINQKYRNYYTALTNFQRVQQLRPQFPRIDTYIGYCHEQMGQFDLAIAAYTKATQLNSNDQQAAAGLWRSQRRQYVQQNPYNSLFLPDSSTDRPMTSNRTRPEFDTTRVRMSTIQPKSQVTSHASDSLQRAVKPIGQN
- a CDS encoding sensor histidine kinase; translation: MPYFFGTMALFIGLISGSVCGQSKIPFLKEQLVTATMDTARSRIYYELGGQYPDIAVDSSLYFLNRSLISGKMADNSFLIAQALWKLGFVQMYYERNDAKAISLFYQSIAIAQKHNDYLNLARCYMYLAMVAYHQRTGNWTDLLAKAEVYAKLAHNWQVLSDVYAMSSNIYAYNGQHQQASETIRQAMLSSKPGTGHWFSFALDYAESLVAIGKTAEATAVYRKLSAIKSQLSRDQSDFVHYNDLARLEIGLKNYAQAERLLQSMVMDERARVKPDSFHLFIMTRTLRQLYKEQRNYKKAFQMANELADLRVWKSNKEQTIDSRLKMTQLRAALDLEKKERQIAQLKAREQQNQVYLTGALLVAAMLVSFVVVLQRAKRRIERQSTELMQLNHTKDKLFAILSHDLHSPVASLKNLLGLTNWGELSQREFAEATQILNKQVSTLLTVLENLLNWAMSQMGGIYPRFNAINLFPVVDEQISLLRPIAETKGINLVNALPSDIPLTADANQLGVVFRNLLQNALKFTHTGGQIEVRCSYEPTRYMIYVKDTGIGIPQALLDQLFRAGSATSRPGTTGEKGAGLGLVIVNELVEANRGSLSVSSKEGTGTTFTIILPRPSYITKSLQSEYIYN
- a CDS encoding CAP domain-containing protein, translated to MKPVYCYWFLALMWLLVACQTEQEKTSMPSPVMSSVHKEGGIGQPESESSAYSGARDATMALQQEVLIYVNEARSQTCLCGTTVYPPVPALTLNSRLNGAADKYAVDMATYNYFSHTGRDGSQPWDRMTREGYIWTSAGENIAAGYPTARSVVDAWLSSPGHCQNIMNPYFQNLGVGYAYNASSTYKHYWVNDFGRR
- a CDS encoding capsule assembly Wzi family protein, whose translation is MNRWLFLWLLGTSICYGQTIKPLRYRTEVGSYFSTSGQTPFWLRANQYGIVPSEHAIMTIRQSLRVDYHDSPKSKLDSLRSVNRRVDWGWGAEAVLNAGYNYKLLIPEAYLKLKFGRSMELWAGRRREIVGLVDSTLSSGSYAWSGNALPMLKIQFAIPDYIPRKGLISFKGFYAHGWFEQDRFINNSMLHQKALYARLGKPNWRLKLYAGINHEVMWGGNTERLPGTSVIKNNQLPNQFNDYVNMVLALPLGNRTDIDTTRVSSFDHENRIGNHLGTVDVGFEYIGSSFSLFAYRQNIYEDGSLFYLTNVQDGLNGLRIRNRRPHNPNGLQIQDLLFEYLYTQSQGGALFLENAAQRGRDNYFNHSQYQDGWSRYGLTMGTPFITPTPDSRSDLPRYGFTNNNRVAVMHIGVSGQVLDFFKFQLKASYSENLGTYESPFPKLVKQFSSVLSVSSPLYILNGVTANASVATDIGDLYDNSVGFYVGIRKEGQSKHK
- a CDS encoding class I SAM-dependent methyltransferase; the encoded protein is MADIQIVTPALWPEYELIDSGNFQKLERFGKYVLSRPEPQAIWDKSLSDEDWEQQAHAIFKRDRQSPERGDWQTSPDMRDPWYVSFRQEQLKLTFKLALTTFKHVGLFPEQSDNWLFIYDKIKAMSLRVARPKVLNLFAYTGGASLAARQAGADVTHVDAVKPVINWARENMDHSELDNIRWVVEDAVKFVRREVRRGNYYNGIILDPPAYGRGPGGEKWVLEEQLNDLLKSCADLLDQSDFFFIINLYSLGFSSIIVDNLMKQVFGDVPNLEWGELAVTDQFQKRLPLGVFYRFGI
- a CDS encoding LytR/AlgR family response regulator transcription factor, producing the protein MKINTLVVDDDAIWKKVITKFVQMNPLLELVGVCSSAIEAYAKLAQVEVDVLICDIELPDMSGLSLIRSLPRPPLVIFVTSYRHYALDCYEVSPVDFLLKPLELDRFLQSIEKVRQRLLVAPETSTIAPYFFVREALNYVQIAYDDVLYMKAQENFLQIVTSTQTFLPILSITKMEEQLKGDVFLRVHRSYLVHRGAIASIGKNELTLRDGQVIPIGDQYRAQLNRKHIEGRLISRG
- the thrS gene encoding threonine--tRNA ligase → MIAQDEQIRVTLPDGSVRQYPKGSTGLEIAAQISEGLARNVLAAKVNGVVQDATRPIEDDATVQLLTWNDAEGKATFWHSSAHLLAEALEALYPGVKFGIGPAIETGFYYDVDLGGQPFSQEDFKRVEDKMLELARQKEQYIRKPMSKADAIAYFEEKGDPYKLDLLEGLDDGTITFYTQGNFTDLCRGPHIPNTGFIKAAKLMNVAGAYWRGNEKNKQLTRIYAVTYPKQKELDEYLYLLEEAKKRDHRKLGKELELFAFSEKVGAGLPLWLPKGTMLRERLENFLRKAQIRAGYSPVVTPHIGSKQLYVTSGHWEKYGEDSFQPIKTPDPNEEFLLKPMNCPHHCEIYKTRPRSYRDLPLRLAEFGTVYRYEQSGELHGLTRVRGFTQDDAHIFCRPDQVKDEFMKVIDLVLYVFKSLGFEDYSAQVSLRDPENKTKYIGSDDLWEKAEAAIIESAAEKGLPTVMELGEAAFYGPKLDFMVRDALGRKWQLGTIQVDYNLPNRFELEYIGADNQKHRPVMIHRAPFGSMERFIAILIENSGGNFPLWLSPDQIAILPISEKYEHYANDLFFSLQEHDIRGFVDLRDEKIGRKIRDAEVAKVPYMLIVGEKEAADGKVSVRRKGQGDLGSMSVDEFVKTFQTEVKL
- a CDS encoding EVE domain-containing protein — protein: MNFWLVKSEPDAYGWYHFTEQGRAIWDGVRNYQARNNLRAMQLGDQVLFYHSVINPAVVGLASVVKEAYQDPTVPDDPRWVVVELEPVMAFDLPVTLSQIKSEPLLANLSLIRQSRLSVMPVRPDEFELILKMGQKRMLDDRMSE